From a single Chitinophaga sp. Cy-1792 genomic region:
- a CDS encoding DUF2480 family protein, with the protein MEEIVNKVAQSGIETIDLEQFYPQGEIVVFDLKPFLFMEMILKEKDFRAALQSHDWEQYRGKNVGMICSVDTVIPLWAYMLVMTYLQPVAAYAAFGDATFIHNTLYLRNLAAIDTAALTDKRVVIKGCGDKRVGEIAYAEITRLLLPVVKSIMYGEPCSTVPVYKKKN; encoded by the coding sequence ATGGAAGAAATCGTAAATAAAGTAGCACAGAGCGGCATAGAAACCATCGACCTGGAGCAGTTTTATCCCCAGGGAGAAATCGTCGTTTTTGACCTGAAACCCTTCCTGTTCATGGAAATGATCCTGAAAGAGAAGGATTTCAGAGCAGCCCTGCAGTCGCACGACTGGGAACAATACCGCGGTAAAAATGTAGGAATGATCTGCAGTGTGGATACTGTTATTCCATTGTGGGCATATATGCTGGTAATGACTTACCTGCAGCCAGTAGCGGCTTATGCTGCCTTTGGAGACGCAACGTTTATCCACAATACCCTTTATCTCCGTAACCTGGCTGCCATCGATACAGCCGCACTTACAGACAAGAGAGTGGTAATAAAAGGTTGTGGGGATAAGCGTGTAGGAGAAATTGCCTATGCTGAAATTACCAGGTTGTTGTTGCCGGTGGTGAAAAGCATTATGTATGGTGAGCCTTGTTCTACCGTACCTGTCTACAAGAAAAAAAATTAA
- a CDS encoding peptidylprolyl isomerase, whose amino-acid sequence MSVIQKIRDKYAVVIVVVICVAIASFLLQDAFFGKNSMTRRSTSVGKVNGKELDYSDYQRRITDYENNVRQQMGNVNLTDEDRQQIREQVWNQFLTEEILNGQYDKLGLEVTEAEVIDQFNDKHNNPIVMRQFGQNGKIDRNLLQQVAKEANNNDQYRLELHRIQADVARYQLQNKYLTLIRQGIYYPKWLAKQQQEDNSQTASISYVNVPYATIADASIKLTDAELNQFIQAHKQMFQVEESRKLEYVAFDAIPSAQDSSVAINQLVSLKAELDSTKDIAGFINRNSETKFYNGYIAKNEAKFPMKDSVVDLPVGGDFGPYYDNNLITYAKMVDRKSMPDSVKIRYILVGVNPQGGVTDEIAAKRADSLKAAIQGGANFADLAKQFSDDERTKENGGEMELTPSTQFLPEVTEFAMTVGNKGQLKSIKTQYGYLLTEVMDQKNIGPAIKVAYLSKSVEASKETNNTAYGLASDFVAKANSKASFDKAITEGKLVKRIADRVQPMDFIIPGLGQSRELVRWAYDAKENAVSPVFTLDDKYVVAVLTTIRQEGTAPLADVRQLVEAEVRKEKKAAQIIAKIGTPTSLDAAAKASNQPVLKAESVSFATPFIASLGFEPRVVGASFNKKWGTAAVSAPIEGGSGVYVVKVDAYQPSGQPAMDITAMQASYEQGVASMLNNQLFSVLKKLSNVKDTRGKLF is encoded by the coding sequence ATGTCAGTAATTCAGAAAATCAGGGACAAATACGCCGTTGTCATCGTAGTTGTGATTTGCGTGGCTATTGCTAGTTTCCTGTTGCAGGATGCCTTCTTTGGCAAAAATTCCATGACCCGTCGTTCGACATCTGTGGGTAAAGTAAATGGTAAAGAGCTGGACTATTCAGATTACCAACGTAGGATCACGGACTATGAGAACAATGTTCGCCAGCAGATGGGGAATGTTAATCTTACAGACGAAGATCGTCAGCAAATCCGTGAACAGGTTTGGAACCAGTTCCTGACTGAAGAAATTTTAAATGGTCAATATGATAAACTCGGCCTCGAAGTAACCGAAGCAGAAGTAATTGATCAGTTTAATGACAAACATAACAACCCTATTGTAATGCGTCAGTTTGGCCAGAATGGTAAAATTGATCGTAATTTATTACAACAGGTAGCTAAAGAAGCTAATAACAACGATCAATATCGTCTGGAATTACACCGTATTCAGGCTGATGTTGCCCGTTACCAACTCCAGAATAAATATCTTACACTGATCAGACAGGGTATTTATTATCCTAAATGGTTAGCAAAACAACAGCAGGAAGATAATAGCCAGACCGCCAGCATTTCTTATGTGAACGTTCCTTACGCTACTATCGCTGATGCTTCCATCAAACTGACAGATGCTGAACTGAACCAATTCATTCAGGCACACAAGCAGATGTTCCAGGTTGAAGAATCCCGTAAACTGGAATATGTTGCATTTGATGCCATCCCTTCTGCACAGGATTCTTCTGTAGCTATCAACCAGCTGGTGTCGCTGAAAGCAGAACTGGATTCTACCAAAGATATCGCAGGTTTCATCAACCGTAATTCTGAAACTAAATTCTATAACGGTTATATCGCCAAGAACGAAGCTAAATTCCCAATGAAGGATTCAGTAGTGGATCTGCCAGTTGGCGGCGACTTCGGTCCTTATTATGATAATAACCTGATCACCTACGCTAAAATGGTTGACCGCAAGTCTATGCCAGATAGCGTAAAAATCCGTTACATCCTGGTGGGTGTCAATCCTCAGGGCGGTGTTACCGACGAAATCGCAGCTAAACGCGCAGATAGTCTGAAAGCAGCTATCCAGGGTGGTGCAAACTTTGCTGACCTGGCTAAACAGTTCTCTGATGATGAGCGTACAAAGGAAAATGGTGGAGAAATGGAACTGACTCCTTCTACACAATTCCTGCCTGAAGTCACTGAATTTGCTATGACTGTTGGTAATAAAGGTCAGCTGAAAAGCATTAAAACGCAATATGGCTACCTGCTTACTGAAGTAATGGACCAGAAAAATATCGGACCAGCTATTAAAGTGGCTTACCTCTCTAAATCTGTTGAGGCTAGCAAAGAAACCAACAATACTGCTTATGGCCTGGCCAGCGACTTCGTAGCTAAGGCTAACAGCAAAGCTTCTTTCGATAAAGCTATCACTGAAGGTAAACTGGTGAAAAGAATCGCTGACCGCGTTCAACCAATGGATTTCATCATCCCTGGCCTGGGTCAGTCACGTGAACTGGTTCGTTGGGCTTATGACGCTAAAGAAAATGCAGTTAGTCCTGTATTTACACTGGACGACAAATATGTTGTTGCTGTACTGACTACCATCCGTCAGGAAGGTACTGCTCCACTGGCAGATGTTAGACAACTCGTTGAAGCTGAAGTAAGAAAAGAGAAAAAAGCAGCACAAATCATTGCTAAAATTGGTACGCCAACTTCACTGGATGCAGCTGCTAAAGCAAGCAACCAACCAGTGCTGAAAGCTGAAAGCGTATCTTTCGCTACGCCATTCATCGCTTCTCTGGGCTTTGAGCCTCGCGTAGTAGGTGCTTCTTTCAATAAGAAATGGGGTACTGCAGCTGTTTCTGCTCCAATCGAAGGCGGTAGCGGCGTATATGTAGTAAAAGTAGATGCTTACCAGCCTTCTGGTCAGCCAGCTATGGATATCACTGCTATGCAGGCTTCTTACGAGCAAGGTGTTGCTTCTATGCTGAATAACCAGCTGTTCAGTGTGCTGAAAAAACTCAGCAACGTGAAAGACACCCGCGGCAAACTCTTCTAA